gccaagatcatgccactgcactccagccttggtgacagggcaagactctgtctcaaaaaaacaaaaaacaacaacaacaaaaaaagaggttggccaggtgcagtggctctcacctgtaatcccagcactttgggaggccgaggtggaaggataactcaaggccaggaattcaagaccagcctgggcaacagcaagactgtttatacaaaaagtttttaaaatgagccaggcaactgggcgcggtggcttatgcctgcaatcccagcactttgggaggccaaggtggggggatcaccagagattgggagttcaagaccagcctgatcaacatggaaactccatctctactaaaaatacaaaattagccgggcgtggtggcacatgcctgtaatcccagctactcaggaggctgaggcagaagatcgcttgaacctgggaggcggaggttgcgatgagccgagatcgcaccattgcactacagcctgggcaacaagagcaaaactccgtctcaaaaaaaaaaaaatcacccaggcGTGCTGACACgcataaaaaatcagccaggcgtgctGACACGCACCAATAGTCACCGCTACCCCAGAGaccaatgcaggaggatcacttaagcccaggagttcatggctgccgtgagctatgattacaccactgcacttcagcctgctcAATGGAGCAACACCCTGACTctaaaaacagtaataaaatgtttaaaatagaaaaaggggTGGAGGCTGAGATTAATCCAGCATCTTGCTCGAGGGCACATTGCTCCTGAGCAGCAGATCTAAGAGCAGGCTCCACGGCCGCGGGTCTCGGAACTCTTGATCTTGGGCCTCTAAGTTGTTATCTGCCTCACCTGATGCTTATGTAGCAAGGACCAGCAAAGCCATCCTAAGCGCCTGAGTATCATTTTACAGGAATTAGACTGTGACTTCTGCTAGTAAATTAGCACATCTGTAGTCTACAGTTTTAAAGCACTGAACCTCCTGGCCAGGAAGAGGCATGAGAACTGAGTGAATAACTAAGTCACCCTTTCCCTCTGACACGTGAATAATCCAGGGGGCTAACGTAACACTGTGCTCCGTAATCCTTAGATCTCTACGGGGAGACTTCTGAATTCTAGCTATTACAAATTCAGCAACTGACCAATCAAAAAGGCAGaattcggccaggcacagtggctcactcctgtaatcccagcactttgcggggctgaggtgggtggatcatttgagatcaggagttcgagaccagcctggccaacatggtgaaaccccgtctctactaaaaatacaaaaaatagctgggcgtggtggcaggtgcctgtagtcccagctactcaggaggctgaagcaggagaatcgcttgaacccaggaggcggaggttgcagtgagctgagatggtgccactgcactccagcctgggcgacagaacaggacaccgtttcaaaaaaataaaaaataaaaaggctgggcgcagtggctcacgcctgtaatctcagcactttgggatgccaaggtgggcggatcacctgaggttgggagttcgtggccagcctgaccaacatggagaaacctcatctctactaaaaatacaaaaaatagctgggcgtggtggcacatgcctgtaatcccagctacttgggaggctgaggcagaagaattgcttgaacccgggaggtggaggttgcagtgaaacgagatctcgccattgcactccagcccgggcacccagagcaaaactccacctcggaaaaaaaaaaaggtagaattcTAGGCAGGGAACACGACAAAGACCCATAGATCCCTTCAGGGAAACACTGCTGCTGCCCCACACGTTTAATGGAGTTCTGTTTAGCAGGAATGTGCCTGATCTAAAGGTGGCATCATTCAGTTACTAAAACATactttgggccgggcatggtggctcacacctgtaatcccagcactttgaggctgaggctgaggctgaggcgggcggatcacaaagtcaggagatcgagaccatcttggctaacacggtgaaaccccgtctctactaaaaatacaaaaaattagccgggcgcggtggcgggcgcctgtagtcccagctactcaggaggctggggcaagagaatggcgtgaacccgggaggcggagcttgcagtgagccgagatcgcaccactgcactccagcctgggcgacagagcgagactccgtctcaaagaaaaaaaaacacaaaaaaaactttGAATTAAGTGAAAAGCTCACAGTGGTCTCAACGCCACATCCTCCCTCAACACCACGTCCTCCTGTGACCAGCACACAGAGGAACCTCACGACTTACACTGGGCTTTGTCCCGCTGGTCACGTGGCACCAGTGGGTCCTGCTGGTCAGGTGGCACCAGTGGGCCCGGGGGCTTCAGTGGGGCCTCGGGGAGAGACGAGGGGCCACTGTGGGATCTGTCCTCCTGGAGGCCATCTTGCTCGGCCGACGCGCCGTCCATGGTCAGGACGACACCAGCTGAGCTGACGCTGAGGGGCTACAAGTGAACCTTGGACAAGCTTGGCTTCTGCCATCAGCAACAGCCAAGAGCTCCTGGGAGGGGCCCTACTGTGTCTCCCATTTTCAGGAGAAGATCTGATGACTCACAAATGGCTTGATGTCAAACCAGCTAATATCATGATAcctgacaggagagagagagacaaaatgtATTATGAAACTTGTCAGATTTCAAGTATCAATTACAAAATTAGCATTTGGTTCCCAATTTGCATACGTAACAAGAAACAAATACAAActttttcattcagcaaataatCCTGGAGCACCCACAACATCCTAGGTTTTGAGGCTAAAATGCTGACCCAGCCACACTGGGCCCTTTCCTGAAGGAGCTTAATGTCTGTATCGGTGCCAACTAAAGAACATTCTGCTGGGACAGCGCAGCTCTGAATCTGTGGAGTAGGTGTCACACAGGGCAACTaagctttaaattttatttaaaattaatttgggccaggcgcggtggctcacccctgtaatcccagcactttgggaggccgaggcaggcagatcacctgaggtcaggagttcaagaccagcctggccaacatggtgaaacccccacctctactaaaaatacaaaaaatagccaggtgtggtggtgaacacctgtaatcccagctactcgggaggctgaggcaggagagtcacttgaaaccgggaggcggaggttgcagtgagctgagatcacaccactgcactgcagcctgggtgacagagggagaccccatctgaaaaacaatttaaaaattacaataccAGACTCACAGGCCCCCCTCTCAGCTAGTGAGTGACTCTGCCCAAGGCCACGGCTCCTGCCGGCAGCCCCACCCCTTCAGGTTGGACAGCTCAgatccagagaaacaaaactttaaaaagcagGTGCCATGGGATGTGGTAACTGTATACAGAGTGTACAAGGACACCAGAAAGGCAGCTGCCTTGGAGTGGGGGCACAGAAAGGGCATCTCACGGCAAGGCCCGTTCCCGTCTTTACCTCTAGCTGGGTTAGCTCTCTCAGCCTGCCCTGCCGGGCTACATTCAGAGGAGCAAAACTTTGCCCAACATTTGGCAAGTGATTATCCACCCTGAAATGTGCTGGTGATATTATTAACTCATTTCCTTATCAACAGGTAAGACACTAGCATGAGCTTCCATTCATTCTGCAGAAATGTTAgcatttattcctttaaaatcaGTTTCATATTAACCTACATTATGTtctgtgtttaacatttttcGTGATAAACATTACACAACCTTCGCCTCTAGCTTACAAATCCCACACAGAAGGTATAGACAAGAAGCCCacatggggccgggtgcggtggctcatgcttgtaatcccagcactttgggaggccaaggcgggcggatcacctgcggtcaggagtttgagaccagcctggccaacatggtgaaaccccatctctaataaaaatacaaaaaactagccaggcgtggtggcaggtgcctgtaatcccagctacttgggagcctgaggcaggagaatcacttgaacctgggaggcggaggttgcactgaaccaagaccacgccattgcactccagcctgggcaacaagagtggaaactccgtcttaaaaaaaaaaaaagggctgcgtgcgatggctcatgcctgtaatcccataactttggggggtcaaggtgggtggatcacttgaggtcagaatttcaagatcagcctggccaacaaggtgaaacctcgtctctactaaaaatacaaaaattagccaggcatggcagcgcgtgcctgtaatcccagctactcaggaggctaaggcaggaacatcgcttgaacctgggagacagaggttgcagtgagccaaaattgtgccactgcactccagcctgggagacaagcacaaaactccatctcaaaaaacaaaaaacaacaacaaaaaagagaagccCACGTGGCTGGTCCTGGAGAGCATGTGTGTCACTGACCCCGCAGCAGGACGTGCCTGTCTTTCTAGGGGTTTTTACTCTACCTGCCATCTAGACTGGTCACCTGTAAAAGAGGAAACCCATGGGTGGTGGGTGTAACCCAGTCCACTGACACAGTCAATGACTCACTGAAGGGCGTgcagacctgtgagtatctgctCATAACTATAATAATCCACCATTCCTCTCTGCCACCTTGCATCCTACAGGCCAGAGACAGTTATGAGTTCATAACAGTGTTGTTCAGGATATTAAAAGGTTACGTATGCTATTAGTGTAAAACTAGCATTAAGGGTTTGTAACCAGAAAGCACTGTGAATAGAAATGTGTCCTAACATTAGTAACTATAAATCTGGCATAGCTAATCAAGAAACTACTGTAAACAAAGGATCCTAGATGTCTTGACTcagggtgcctggcacataaaaatatttaaagattaaaGCAATGTCTGAAGCACAGAAGTGAAGGAAGTTACCAAGGCTGGTCAGAAGCTAATCCTGTGTGCAACGAATTCTCAATCTCATGTTTGCGTCTATGATCATCTAGTAACATCTCTCATCCCTGGATTTTCCGGGTAGGTGGGTGATAAATGGGCCTTAGAGCCTAGGCAGGGATCTGAACTACACACCTGCCCTTACACGCAGCACAGAACCCTCTGAAAATCACTTTCCAGGAAAAACACTGCGATCTCCACCAAGCCTGCCCCTCAGCTACAATCCCAGACACACTCCAAGAGAACTGGGGGTCAGCCGGCCACGCCCACCTGGGAATGGAGAAGACGCCCACAAAGCAAGGGGAGGAGCATCAGCAAAATGATGGCTGCTTATCACAGGCTTGCCCCTTTGACAGATGAATTACAAACTGGCACGGACGACTACACGCGGTGGAATGTGGACTCGACTGCGCCACTGAATACTGGTACCCTGTACATCTGGTCCTCTTGAAAATTTCCTAGCAAAAGAAAACTTGCGTTTTGCTTTGTGATGTCTTTGCTTCCGCCTTGCGGGGGTGGGGTGATGATATGGAAATGACTGTGTGTGCCTACGCGTGCAGACCCTCCTGGCCCCTCGGGTAAAGGAACCGACCGTGTGTGCCTACGCGTGCAGACCCTCCTGGCCCCTCGGGTAAAGGAACCGACCGTGTGTGCCTGCGCGTGCAGACCCTCCTGGCCCCTCGGGTAAAGGAACCGACCGTGTGTGCCTGCGCGTGCAGTCCCTCCTGGCCCCTCGGGTAAAGGAACCGACCGTGTGTGCCTGCGCGTGCAGACCCTCCTGGCCCCTCGGGTAAAGGAACCGACCGTGTGTGCCTGCGCGTGCAGACCCTCCTGGCCCCTCGGGTAAAGGAACCGACCGTGTGTGCCTGCGCGTGCAGACCCTCCTGGCCCCTCGGGTAAAGGAACCGACCGTGTGTGCCTGCGCGTGCAGACCCTCCTGGCCCCTCGGGTAAAGGAACCGACCGTGTGTGCCTGCGCGTGCAGACCCTCCTGGCCCCTCGGGTAAAGGAACCGACCGTGTGTGCCTGCGCGTGCAGACCCTCCTGGCCCCTCGGGTAAAGGAACCGACCGTGTGTGCCTGCGCGTGCAGACCCTCCTGGCCCCGCAGGTAAAGTGTCTCGTCCACCCCCTCTGCCATCACTGTACCTCACGTGGCCTCCACCACAGCACATCATGTCTGCCATTGCGTGTGTGCCCATTACATGGCGAGATCCTTGAAGACAGAGACTCATTCCCCGTCTGCCTCCCACCACCTTGAACACTCCCAACTCCTAACGTGCCAACGCGGGTTTAATTTGCCGAATTAAATCTTCAGTTCTGCTGAGTACATTCCTCGGCTACAAAGCTAATGGTTCCAAAACAAAATGATCAAGTATTTGAATCCTTGAGCATCAACACTgccttttaaaatacagaaaagtctAAACTAGTCCAGCTGAAACATCTGTGAGCTTCAGTTCCAATGAGGGAGTCCAGGGAGTTAGAAACTGGAAGAGCACCTTTTTTCAGGTGGCCGGGAAGATGGCGGACATTCAGACTGAGAGTGCCTACCAAAAGCAGCCGACCATCTTTCAAAACAAGAAGAGGGTCCTGCTGGGAGAAACTGGCAAGGAGAAGCTCCTGCGGTACTACAAGAACATTGGTCTGGGCTTCAAGACACCCAAAGAGGCTACTGAGGGCACCTACATTGACAAGAAATGCCCCTTCACTGGTAATGTCTCCATTCGAGGGCGGATCCTCTCTGGCGTGGTGACCAAGATGAAGATGCAGAGGACCACTGTCATCCGCCGAGACCACCTGCACTACATCCGCAAGTACAACCGCTTCGAGAAGCACCACAAGAACATGTCTGTACACCTGTTCCCCTGCTTCAGGGACGCCCAGATTGGTGACATCGTCACAGTGGGTGAGTGCCGGCCTTGCCGGCCTCTGAGCAAGACAATGCGCTTCAACGTGCTCCAGGTCACCAAGGCTGCCGGCACCAAGAAGCAGTTCCAGAAGTTCTGAGGCTGGACATCGGCCCGCTCCCCACaatgaaataaagttattttctcattcccccaaaaaaaaaaaaaaaaaaaaaaaagaaactggaagagCAGCATCACGGCCACGGCCCAGACAGGCACCACCACCTGACAGAAGGAAGGACAGGATGACCAGCAGGACTGGACTCAGCCATTACAGGTGGAACATGCAGAGGAGAACTGCTGCAGAGGCCCACAGTGACGATGCCTGGGCCTTACACTGACCAAGAAGGAACACAGCCAAAGACGCTCAGGTTCCACCGAGAGGGCACGCCAACATGGTGACAGCCAACCGCACCGAGCTGAGTCCAGTGCAATCACAGATTCTGCTCACTTAATTCCCCTGCTGGTGTCCAAGCAGCCCACCTCTCCAAAACGGAGACCCCATGACGGTGACTGTAAGTCACAAAGACGGCCCCTCTTTACAGGCAGCTCCTCCTGAAGCCGGACCAGAGAGAGAATTCACTAACTGCCTGGAGTTTGGTGACAGTGATACTTCTCCCTGTAGGGCAATAAGCTGGCAGTCTCGGTCGATTCCCAGTCTTGCTTGATTTTTAGTTAAAATTTGGAATGACTCCGTCGTCAGGGCCTCATTACCTCAGACTACTGACAAAAGCCGATCTCCGGGCAGCGAGGAGGAGGAGCAACTGCCGGTGCATCACAGAAAGCTGGTACTACAAACAtggctctattttattttttaaataaagaggcCAGCCTAATCAGTCTCACTTATGATCACTCGCACTCCTGCGTCTCTAGAGGGAAGAGACAGAACAAAGCTGTCACTTAGAACTGCGAAAGGTACACACAACCCTAGGTTCACAGCTGGGTAACATCAAGGGACTTCATACTGAGAAACCACCACCTCAGGCACCTACAGGACTTTCTGCTTCCCCCACACCTGAATTCTGTATACAAACATTCACGGCTCCATCTACACCACCTCGTTTCACCTGTTCCTATCGGGTATTAGAAACAACAGAGCACAGCCAAAAACCAAACACGATTTCCTCAGGAAAAGAGTACCTGGTGGAGGGCACACTAGTATCCAAAAGTAAACACAGATCTATACACAAAgtgaaaaccaaaagcaagcaagcCTCATGTCACTGCAGAGACGTGAAGGGCAGGCTTGGAAGTCAGGACTCCGGCCTCAGCTCCCGACCCTCCACCACTTAGCTGTGAGAGCCTGGGCTAAAGACTTCTTAATCACATTTAGCCTGTTTCCTCACCagtaaaacaatgagaaaatgaaCGCAAAATTTTGCCAGGATTAAATATAACAAGGCACAGAGTCTGTCCCGTGTCCTcaataaaatgacagtaaatatcaCGATTTTCCCTTTAGTTGTTGCTTGTCAAAATCGCTAAAAGCCAACTGAAGGCATTCTCACTTGGGAAAGTATGCTACTTCTTAAGGCAATCGGGGGAAAAAAAGCTCCTCTTCAATCTGAGTGATGTCAGatgatttatttccttcttgCCATTTAAGGTATACTGCCTGGAAAGATATTAAAGGGTTATAAAGCGCTATGTTGATGTCGTTTAAAAGACAGTTCAAAATAATCCACGACGACGGGTGCggctgctcacacctgtaacaccagcactttgggaggctggggtgggaggatcgcttgaggccaggagttccacaccagcctgggcaatacagcaacacacccagtctcttaaaaaaaaaaaatccatgagtcACCTGTAAATGGCTTACACTGGCCCAGTGACAATCAACTCCAACCTCTTACGAATCCAGCACCTGCCTACACCAACATCCTTACCGCCATCGCTTTCCCCCTttgccattacactctagccacATCCTCCGCCCTCAGGGTCTTCAAACTTTCTGCCTGAGGCGCGCttttctcacaattttgcctGGCTTGCTTCTCGTCATAGAGGCCTTAGCACGGAAGTCGCCCGCCCCCCAGGCTCCCACTTAGAGTAGCGGACCCCACCCAACCACCGCCCGGTACCCTCTCGCTGGCGACCCTGGGTGTCCCTGTCCTAGGTGGGCTCGGCGGGGGCAGGGACCCAGACCCACAATAACCAGGACCCGCCACACGACTGACATTCGTCGGGTTCATACCCGTGACAACGCCCGGCCCCACTCGCTCTGGCCACCTGGAATGAAGACAAGTCGGCCAGCGACAAAGACAAACAAGGAAGTACACGGACTCCTGAAACCCCGACTTCCCACGAACCACCCGACACCATGTCGCGCCTGTCAGCTGCAAAGGGCCAGACTAAAGCAAGCACTGCCCGAGTGGTGGCAGTGGACAGCTTCGGGACAGGCCGCGCTCGTCAGGCGCAGACAAGCATTCAGGAGGGCTCGCGGGCACCGGCATTTACAGAGCCAGCTCCGCCGCAGCTGAAGGCGGGCGCCCAGGCCCGAGGCCACCGCAGCGAGGCGGGGGTGACTGG
The sequence above is a segment of the Pan paniscus chromosome 10, NHGRI_mPanPan1-v2.0_pri, whole genome shotgun sequence genome. Coding sequences within it:
- the LOC100968454 gene encoding small ribosomal subunit protein uS17-like yields the protein MADIQTESAYQKQPTIFQNKKRVLLGETGKEKLLRYYKNIGLGFKTPKEATEGTYIDKKCPFTGNVSIRGRILSGVVTKMKMQRTTVIRRDHLHYIRKYNRFEKHHKNMSVHLFPCFRDAQIGDIVTVGECRPCRPLSKTMRFNVLQVTKAAGTKKQFQKF